One Pararhodobacter sp. DNA window includes the following coding sequences:
- a CDS encoding cytochrome b/b6 domain-containing protein, which translates to MLSAKPDLPVRVWDPFVRIFHWGLVSCVVLNYFLVDDGEGLHQWTGYIACGLIVSRVVWGFVGGQYARFENFFPTPARLRAHVAAVRDHKREFQPGHNALGAVMMLALMALVLALGVSGFLQTTDTFWGEEWLQDIHAFLGTALISLAGVHVVAAIVMGHLEGVNLIGAMITGVKRRQGKAPGAH; encoded by the coding sequence ATGCTCTCGGCTAAACCCGATCTTCCCGTGCGCGTATGGGACCCTTTCGTGCGGATATTCCACTGGGGCTTGGTGAGCTGCGTCGTGCTCAACTATTTTCTCGTCGATGATGGCGAGGGGCTTCACCAGTGGACCGGCTACATCGCCTGCGGCCTGATTGTGTCCCGCGTGGTGTGGGGCTTCGTAGGCGGCCAGTACGCGCGCTTTGAAAACTTCTTTCCAACGCCGGCGCGGCTTCGTGCTCATGTGGCGGCCGTTCGCGATCACAAGCGTGAATTCCAACCCGGTCACAACGCGCTCGGAGCGGTGATGATGCTCGCGCTGATGGCGCTGGTGCTTGCGCTCGGTGTCAGCGGCTTTCTCCAGACTACGGATACGTTCTGGGGCGAGGAGTGGCTGCAGGATATTCACGCCTTCCTCGGTACAGCGTTGATCAGCCTGGCCGGCGTCCATGTTGTGGCAGCAATCGTCATGGGTCACCTCGAGGGCGTCAATCTGATCGGCGCGATGATCACGGGCGTGAAACGGCGACAGGGCAAGGCGCCGGGCGCTCATTGA